Part of the Streptomyces sp. RFCAC02 genome is shown below.
CCTGGCCCCGGAAGACGTACGTCCTCCGTGACAGGGACACGGCGTCGGCTTCGTATGGGCGATGTGGTCGAAGACCAGGGACGATAGCCAGCCCATCGAGTCGATGTTGCGGTAGCTTTCGTCCTTCGGCGGACAGCGCACCAGCTCACCGGTGTCCAACTCGTACAGCTGCCACTCGACACGGGACACGCCGGGCCGAACGAGCTCCGTTTCCAGGCCGACGATTTCGCCCCAGCGCTTTCCGGTGTAGCCCTTGAGGACCACGGCGACGAACTCGTCGTCGCGGCCAGACAGCAGGGCCGCTCGCTCGGCGGTCAGGAGGATGCCGAGGGTGTCGGTGACGACCTTCTCCGGACCGCGGTCCCGCGAGCGGCCGGCGCGCTTGCCACGCCCTCGCCGCCTGGCGGCCGGGTTGGAGGTGATCAGGCCCTCGTCGATCGCGTCCTCGAAGATCAGGTGGAGGTCGAGCGCCAGGTCTTGACGCTGGAGGCCGCGTACACGGCCTTCCCCTTCTTCTCCCAGGCGGCGACGTCCGTGCGCAAGATGCCGGCGAGCGCCTTGTCCTCGAAGTCGGGGAGCAGGTGCTCCTCGATGTGGCGCTTGTAGTTTTGCATGGTCGAGGCGGCCAGGTCCTGGGCCTCGTACCAGCGGCTTGCGTACTCGCCGAAGGTCTCCTGACCGAGGCCCGGGTCGCGCCACTGCCCGCGCCGGATGTCTCGCATTCCCTTCGATCAGCTCCCCGCCGACGTCCGCCAAGCTGTCACCGACAAGACCGGCGCCGTGCATCAGGCAGTGACCATGACCGGCGGCATGAACTCCGGTGTCGCCTCCGTCCTGGAGACCGAGAGCGGCAGCGTTTTCGTGAAGGGCATCGCGAGTGATCATCCGCAGGTCGCAGCACAGCGCCGCGAGGCGGAGATCGCTCCCCACCTGCCCACGTCGTGTCCCCACCTGTACTGGCACCTGGAAGTCGGTAGATGGAGCCTTCTCGGATACGAGGTCCTGAGCGGTCGCCACGCCGACTACAGGCCCGGCTCAGCCGACTTGGTGCTCGTAGAAGCCGCGCTCACCGAACTGCAACGGGTCACCGCTCCGGCCGACATCGAGATCAAGGACGCGGTGGACCGCTGGGCGGATTACGCTCCGCCCGGAACGCTCCAGCACTTCAGTGGCAACACCCTGCTGCATACCGACTTCGCACCGCACAACGACCTGATCGCCGACGGGCGGGCTCGCCTCATCGACTGGGCGTGGCCAACGCGCGGTGCGGCGTGGATCGATCCAGGCGCCTTGGCGCTGAGGCTCATGGACGCCGGCCACCCGGCGGAGGACGCGATCATGTTCGCAGGCCGCTTCCCGTCGTGGCGGAACACCGATCCGGAGGCACTGACGGCATTCGGTTCCGCATCTGCGGTGCTGTGGCGGGAGATCGCCGAGGAGGATCCAACGCCGTGGAAGCAGGGGATGGCCAAGCGGGCCGCTGCATTCAGGCTCGTACTCCACAGAGGGGCGTAGGCCCAGTAACAGCAGAGGGGGCGATGTTCGTCAGCGACAGACGTCCCGCTGCGAAAAGACCGAGACGGGCGCCAGCGTCTGCTCGTATCTTCAGACTATGACCGTCACCGCACGGCGGGATCTGGTGAGCCCCGCGACCCGCAATGCCTTTCGCTCTCTGGCCACGGACCTGACCATTCGCATCGTGGCCGAGCTGTGGGAAGACCACGGGTTCGCTCCCGTCCCTCCAGACGAGCTGAAGTACCAGGACTCGGGCCAGCGTCGAACCGAGTTCATGCTCTACGCGGAAGGTGTCGACTGGTCAGACCCTAACCAGGTGCGGCGTGCGCTCCTGGTCTTCGAGGACTTTATTCGCGCGTACCGCGACCCGGGCGATCAGGGCACACCGAAGTGGTTGGACGACATCAGGGTGCGCCTGGAACCGGACGGCTTCGCTCTCGATCGGGAGGGCAGGATCTCTTGGTCCAACCCGCCGGTGCTGGTCCGTGATCTGAGCGGCCTGAGCGACGCCTCAGGCATCACGATCGAGCTGGAGCGTATCCGCAGAGATCTCACCACAGATCCCCACGGTGCCATTGGCTCAGCCAAGCAGCTCATCGAGGCGACCGCGAAGACGGCTCTCAACGAACTCGGCATCGACGTCGACAAGAACGCCGCACTTCCCGCTCTGATCAGCACTGTCCAGAAAGCGCTGAAGCTTGACGCCGGCTCGGCACCTGACGGACCGGACGGCAGCAAGGCCGTGAAGAAGATCCTTTCGGGCTCGGTGAACATCGCCGTCGGGGTCGCCGAACTACGCAACCAGGGCTTCGGCAGCGGTCACGGCCAGGCGAGCGCACCGTCCGGGCTTGGAGTGCGCCACGCCCGACTCACGGTCAACGCTGCCGTCACCTGGTGCGAGCTGATCCTCGACACCCTGTCGGACCCCACCCCACCGCACCGTGGCGCAAGGCCAAGGTCTAAATCGCTCCATCCCCACAGATACCGTCTCGCCTGCAGAACCTTGCAAACTTGCTCCGCAATGCAATTCGCAGGCAGCCCCGTATAGGGTGTGGGTTATCCGGTGAAGTTTAGGTTGTGAGACCGGGAAACGCCGAGCATGGCCTGGTGGACGCCGTTACCCCTCGAAGCGCGATGGTGCGGATAGCTTGGCTGGCGCTGAGGCAGGCCACACGAAAGGCTATTTAGTGAAAATTTTTATGGACGAGTCAGGAAACGGAAACGCCTCCCAGCCGTTAATTGTCGGCGCGGTTGAACTGGGTGAA
Proteins encoded:
- a CDS encoding aminoglycoside phosphotransferase, with amino-acid sequence MSRIPFDQLPADVRQAVTDKTGAVHQAVTMTGGMNSGVASVLETESGSVFVKGIASDHPQVAAQRREAEIAPHLPTSCPHLYWHLEVGRWSLLGYEVLSGRHADYRPGSADLVLVEAALTELQRVTAPADIEIKDAVDRWADYAPPGTLQHFSGNTLLHTDFAPHNDLIADGRARLIDWAWPTRGAAWIDPGALALRLMDAGHPAEDAIMFAGRFPSWRNTDPEALTAFGSASAVLWREIAEEDPTPWKQGMAKRAAAFRLVLHRGA
- a CDS encoding abortive infection family protein, producing the protein MTVTARRDLVSPATRNAFRSLATDLTIRIVAELWEDHGFAPVPPDELKYQDSGQRRTEFMLYAEGVDWSDPNQVRRALLVFEDFIRAYRDPGDQGTPKWLDDIRVRLEPDGFALDREGRISWSNPPVLVRDLSGLSDASGITIELERIRRDLTTDPHGAIGSAKQLIEATAKTALNELGIDVDKNAALPALISTVQKALKLDAGSAPDGPDGSKAVKKILSGSVNIAVGVAELRNQGFGSGHGQASAPSGLGVRHARLTVNAAVTWCELILDTLSDPTPPHRGARPRSKSLHPHRYRLACRTLQTCSAMQFAGSPV